The Nodosilinea sp. FACHB-141 genome has a segment encoding these proteins:
- a CDS encoding ABC transporter ATP-binding protein, protein MSNLQFDDVSLRFAGGARPAVNRVTCQVSSGEIVVILGPSGCGKTTLLKMVNRLYEPTGGNIFLDGTNIRQLKATKLRQQIGYVIQQSGLFPHMTVADNVAVVPKLLGWPRPKIQARIDELLDLVKLSPGEFRDRYPAQLSGGQQQRVGIARALAGNPAIMLMDEPFGAIDAITRTALQDEILRLQGQLKKTILFVSHDVEEALRLADRILIMRLGEVVQFDTPFNLLTKPADEFVHTLLGADDMVRQLGLLRVSSAMMALPPNYSNGHNPTLSHLDSLRDALSLILKTGAPALTVLAEGNPVGLLTLDHIRESAVNGR, encoded by the coding sequence ATGAGCAACCTCCAGTTTGACGATGTTTCGCTGCGGTTTGCTGGGGGTGCCCGCCCGGCCGTAAACCGGGTGACCTGCCAGGTTAGCTCGGGCGAGATTGTGGTGATCTTGGGGCCTTCGGGCTGCGGCAAAACCACGCTGCTCAAGATGGTCAACCGCCTTTACGAACCCACTGGCGGCAACATCTTTCTAGATGGGACAAATATTCGCCAGCTGAAGGCGACTAAGCTGCGGCAGCAGATCGGCTACGTAATTCAGCAGTCGGGGCTGTTTCCCCACATGACGGTGGCCGACAATGTAGCGGTGGTGCCCAAGCTGCTGGGCTGGCCCAGACCCAAAATTCAGGCCCGCATCGATGAGCTGCTGGACTTGGTAAAGCTATCGCCGGGAGAATTTCGCGATCGCTACCCTGCTCAACTTTCGGGTGGACAACAGCAGCGGGTGGGCATTGCTCGGGCGCTAGCGGGCAACCCCGCCATCATGCTGATGGATGAGCCCTTTGGGGCGATCGATGCGATCACCCGCACGGCGTTGCAGGACGAGATTTTGCGCCTCCAGGGCCAGCTTAAAAAGACGATTCTGTTTGTCTCCCACGATGTGGAAGAGGCCCTACGCCTGGCCGATCGCATCTTGATCATGCGCCTGGGCGAAGTGGTGCAGTTCGACACTCCCTTTAACCTGCTAACTAAACCCGCTGATGAGTTTGTGCACACTCTGCTGGGGGCCGACGACATGGTGCGCCAGCTGGGTCTGCTGCGAGTAAGTTCGGCGATGATGGCGCTGCCGCCCAACTATAGCAACGGCCACAACCCCACCCTCTCCCACCTAGACAGCCTGCGGGATGCGCTGTCGCTGATTCTGAAAACTGGGGCACCGGCCCTCACCGTGCTAGCAGAAGGCAACCCAGTGGGGCTGCTCACCCTCGACCACATTCGCGAGTCGGCGGTGAACGGGCGATGA
- a CDS encoding ABC transporter permease, whose amino-acid sequence MSYLLSNPGDVLTLLLQHLRMTGIALGIAIALSVPLALLVSRLRWLAVPVLGGLGVLYTIPSLALIIFLVPLFGLNATSVIVAMVLYTQVILVRNLTVGLAGINPAVLEAARGMGMSVAQRWWRVQVPLVLPVFLAGVRIAAIVAIAIATIGAKFNAGGLGKLLFDGIQTNRYDKIVAGAIAVAVLALVINGLLLALEHYTQPQQRLKLK is encoded by the coding sequence ATGAGCTACCTACTGAGCAACCCCGGCGACGTGCTCACCCTGCTGCTGCAACACCTGCGGATGACGGGAATTGCCCTGGGCATTGCGATCGCCCTATCGGTTCCCCTCGCTCTGCTGGTCTCGCGCCTGCGCTGGCTAGCGGTGCCCGTGCTTGGCGGGCTGGGGGTGCTTTACACCATCCCCAGCCTGGCGCTGATTATCTTTTTGGTGCCACTGTTTGGCCTCAACGCCACCTCGGTGATTGTGGCAATGGTGCTCTACACCCAGGTGATTTTGGTGCGCAACCTGACGGTGGGGCTGGCGGGCATCAACCCGGCGGTGCTAGAGGCGGCGCGGGGCATGGGCATGAGCGTGGCCCAGCGCTGGTGGCGGGTGCAGGTGCCATTGGTGCTGCCAGTGTTTTTAGCCGGGGTGAGAATTGCGGCGATCGTTGCCATTGCGATCGCCACTATTGGGGCCAAGTTCAACGCTGGCGGTCTGGGCAAGCTGCTGTTTGATGGCATCCAAACCAATCGCTACGACAAGATTGTGGCGGGTGCGATCGCGGTAGCAGTTCTAGCACTGGTGATCAACGGGCTGCTGCTGGCCCTAGAGCACTACACCCAACCCCAGCAGCGACTAAAACTTAAGTAA
- a CDS encoding LanC-like protein, which produces MTLFDPARHYPLLQLDWEPNAVQEAICAIAHETITQLQTAPLLSGHPMDDQAFGSDLYFGKAGVLWTIHYLQTVGAIDSTIDVTTHLNESLEQNQQRYPKVSPYPEQSSYLFGELPLLLLQYKLSPSEDKAIQILQSIHKNDSQPVRELMWGMAGSMLAAYFMYQWTQESRWQEVFKLQASLLLQEWQSVGKVGYLWTIDLYGGQQQWLGPVHGFASNLTPLLVGQPLLTNEEFQDISNRAMMTVVQTAVTEDGTANWPAVYDKAHPHQAPNLVQYCHGAPGMVTALATLPRGVYEQFDRILEQGGELTWQAGPLKKGSNLCHGTGGNGYAFLKLFNRTGNQMWLDRAKVFAMHAIEQYHLSQQLYRQLRYPLWTGDLGLAIYLWDCLQAQSQFPTIDIF; this is translated from the coding sequence ATGACACTGTTTGATCCAGCTAGACACTATCCACTCTTGCAGCTCGATTGGGAGCCGAATGCGGTTCAAGAAGCAATTTGTGCGATCGCCCATGAAACCATTACTCAACTGCAAACTGCGCCATTGTTGTCTGGGCACCCGATGGACGATCAAGCATTTGGCAGCGACCTATATTTTGGTAAAGCTGGCGTTCTATGGACAATTCACTATCTGCAAACCGTTGGAGCAATTGACTCAACCATTGATGTAACGACTCATCTCAATGAGTCATTAGAACAAAATCAACAGCGTTATCCCAAGGTCAGTCCCTATCCCGAGCAGTCGTCTTATTTGTTTGGAGAACTGCCACTACTGCTGCTGCAATATAAGTTATCTCCCTCAGAAGACAAAGCTATTCAAATTTTGCAATCGATTCACAAGAATGACTCCCAGCCCGTTCGAGAGCTGATGTGGGGCATGGCCGGGTCGATGCTAGCGGCTTACTTTATGTATCAGTGGACGCAAGAATCAAGATGGCAAGAGGTCTTCAAATTGCAAGCAAGTTTACTGCTACAGGAGTGGCAATCTGTTGGTAAAGTTGGATACCTGTGGACAATCGACTTGTACGGTGGCCAACAACAGTGGTTGGGACCTGTACATGGCTTTGCCAGTAATTTAACGCCATTGCTTGTCGGACAGCCCCTATTAACCAATGAGGAATTTCAAGACATCTCAAATAGAGCGATGATGACTGTAGTTCAAACCGCAGTGACGGAAGATGGCACAGCAAACTGGCCAGCTGTTTACGACAAAGCCCATCCTCATCAAGCTCCAAACTTAGTGCAGTACTGCCATGGAGCACCCGGAATGGTGACGGCTTTGGCAACGCTGCCAAGAGGGGTCTATGAGCAATTTGATCGCATTTTGGAGCAAGGTGGAGAGCTGACTTGGCAAGCGGGTCCATTAAAGAAGGGATCAAATCTGTGTCATGGCACAGGGGGTAATGGCTATGCATTCCTCAAGCTGTTTAACCGAACTGGCAACCAGATGTGGCTCGATCGCGCTAAAGTCTTCGCGATGCATGCAATCGAGCAGTACCACCTGTCGCAACAACTCTATCGACAGCTACGCTATCCGCTCTGGACAGGAGATCTCGGTCTAGCAATATATTTGTGGGACTGCTTGCAAGCACAATCGCAGTTTCCTACGATCGATATTTTCTAG
- a CDS encoding ABC transporter permease gives MLQNAYQYALDNSDRILTALQQHLLLVAVPLTIGLLVGLPLGLWSARSRLISTVMLNSFNALRVIPSLAVLFLAVPVLGLSFWSAVLALTLLVMPPILISTDVAFRNISPAIREAATGMGMPPRDILKTVEIPLALPVVIAGIKTAAVEVIASATLAAFVGAGGLGAFIVLGFAAYDPAILLVGAVPVALLALLAEVGLSAVQRAAQPPGVRSV, from the coding sequence ATGCTGCAAAACGCCTACCAATATGCGCTAGATAATAGCGATCGCATCCTTACCGCTCTGCAACAGCACCTGCTGCTGGTGGCGGTGCCTCTGACGATTGGGCTACTGGTGGGGCTGCCGCTGGGGTTGTGGAGTGCGCGATCGCGCCTCATCTCTACGGTCATGCTCAATAGCTTTAATGCTCTGCGGGTAATACCCAGCCTGGCGGTGCTGTTTTTGGCGGTGCCCGTGCTGGGGCTGAGCTTTTGGTCGGCGGTGCTGGCCCTGACGCTGCTGGTGATGCCGCCCATTCTGATCAGCACCGACGTGGCCTTTCGCAATATCAGCCCCGCCATTCGCGAGGCGGCAACGGGCATGGGAATGCCCCCCCGCGACATTCTCAAAACGGTCGAAATTCCCTTGGCGCTGCCAGTGGTGATCGCTGGCATCAAAACTGCTGCGGTGGAGGTGATCGCCAGCGCTACTCTAGCCGCCTTTGTGGGGGCGGGCGGGTTGGGGGCGTTTATTGTGCTGGGGTTCGCCGCCTATGACCCGGCGATTTTGCTGGTGGGGGCAGTGCCAGTAGCACTGCTGGCGCTGCTGGCGGAGGTAGGGTTGAGCGCGGTGCAGCGGGCTGCGCAGCCACCGGGAGTGCGATCGGTTTAG
- a CDS encoding ABC transporter ATP-binding protein: MAKLELQNLAKAYSRDIVPVKQLNLVVEDNEFLTLVGPSGCGKSTILRLIAGLDQPTEGRVMIGDRDVSRLPPGDRNIAMVFQSYALYPHMTVRDNVASGLKLRHLPAGDIQKRVQEVSEVLGLDPLLDRKPAKLSGGQRQRVALARALVRNPDVFLLDEPLSNLDALLREQVRADLKQIFADQKSPIVYVTHDQTEAMTLSTKVAVLNNGYLQQLGHPHDIYKTPANRFVASFIGSPQMNLVTLSRAGNSVALGDFTIPLPIGIQAASVVMGIRPEHLRLPREGDVHTVSGQVFLVENLGMHDLVSLRVQGDPTLTLRALLPADAAWSKENLQLALPPESSHWFDGNTEQRLG, encoded by the coding sequence ATGGCTAAACTCGAACTCCAGAACCTTGCCAAAGCCTACAGCCGCGACATTGTGCCGGTTAAGCAGCTCAATTTGGTGGTGGAAGACAACGAGTTCTTGACCCTGGTGGGGCCGTCGGGCTGTGGTAAATCTACTATTCTCAGGCTGATTGCGGGGTTGGATCAGCCAACGGAGGGGCGGGTGATGATTGGCGATCGCGATGTTAGCCGACTGCCGCCGGGCGATCGCAATATCGCTATGGTTTTCCAGAGCTATGCTCTCTATCCTCACATGACGGTGCGCGACAACGTGGCTTCGGGGCTCAAGCTGCGCCATCTGCCAGCGGGCGACATTCAAAAGCGGGTGCAGGAAGTCTCTGAGGTGCTGGGCCTCGACCCGCTGCTGGATCGCAAGCCTGCAAAACTCTCGGGTGGGCAGCGCCAGCGGGTGGCTCTAGCCCGAGCCCTGGTGCGCAACCCGGACGTGTTTTTGCTCGACGAACCCCTAAGTAACCTAGATGCCCTGCTGCGCGAGCAGGTGCGGGCCGACCTCAAGCAGATTTTTGCTGACCAAAAATCACCTATTGTCTACGTCACCCATGACCAGACCGAGGCCATGACCCTTTCTACTAAAGTAGCGGTGCTTAACAATGGCTATCTGCAACAGCTAGGCCACCCCCACGACATCTACAAAACCCCAGCCAATCGGTTTGTGGCCAGCTTCATCGGCAGCCCTCAGATGAACCTGGTTACCCTTAGCCGCGCCGGCAACAGTGTGGCCCTGGGCGATTTCACCATACCGCTACCGATTGGAATTCAGGCGGCTTCTGTGGTGATGGGCATTCGTCCCGAGCATCTGCGGCTGCCTCGCGAGGGCGATGTCCACACCGTTAGCGGGCAAGTATTTCTGGTCGAAAACCTGGGCATGCATGACCTAGTCAGTCTGCGGGTGCAGGGCGACCCCACCCTGACTCTGCGAGCGTTGCTGCCCGCCGATGCCGCCTGGAGCAAGGAAAATCTGCAATTAGCGTTGCCGCCCGAGTCAAGTCACTGGTTCGACGGCAATACCGAGCAGCGCCTTGGGTGA
- a CDS encoding carbohydrate ABC transporter permease — MTTVSQTTAPPQTPDRGIPWMRVLLWLAIAFTVIFSLAPVLWQVLTSFKTNAAITQTPVVYLPGFDQLTFAHYVDLFRLNQFHVYMFNSALVAIVSTVLCLALGSPAAYALARLRIPGEQVILALVLVVTLFPYILLFLGLLELVRAFGLANNYLALIVPYTAINLPLTILVMRSFFQQLPKDLEDSARVDGYNTVQMLWRIVLPMTLPALVTTGILAFIFAWNEYLFALTFMTRESMKTIPVAAAQLGGTTLFEVPYGPLAAATVVGTLPLVLLVLFFQRRIVQGLTSGSVKG; from the coding sequence ATGACCACCGTTTCTCAAACTACCGCCCCACCCCAGACCCCCGATCGCGGCATTCCCTGGATGCGGGTGCTGCTGTGGCTAGCGATCGCATTCACCGTCATCTTTAGCCTCGCTCCGGTGCTGTGGCAGGTGCTGACCTCGTTCAAAACCAATGCGGCCATCACCCAAACGCCGGTGGTCTACCTGCCGGGGTTCGACCAGCTCACCTTCGCTCACTATGTGGACCTGTTTCGGCTCAATCAGTTCCACGTCTATATGTTTAACAGCGCGCTGGTGGCGATCGTCTCCACGGTGCTGTGCCTGGCGTTGGGGTCGCCGGCGGCCTACGCCCTGGCCCGCCTGCGGATTCCAGGAGAGCAAGTAATCTTGGCGCTCGTGCTGGTGGTGACCCTGTTTCCCTACATTCTGTTGTTCCTGGGCCTGCTCGAACTGGTACGCGCCTTTGGCCTCGCCAACAACTACCTGGCGCTGATCGTTCCCTACACCGCCATCAATTTGCCCCTGACGATTTTGGTCATGCGCAGCTTTTTTCAGCAGTTGCCCAAAGACCTGGAAGACTCGGCCCGCGTGGATGGCTACAACACGGTGCAAATGCTCTGGCGCATCGTGCTACCCATGACCCTGCCCGCCCTAGTCACCACCGGCATTCTGGCCTTCATCTTTGCCTGGAATGAGTACCTGTTTGCCCTCACCTTTATGACCCGTGAGAGCATGAAAACCATCCCCGTCGCCGCCGCCCAGCTCGGCGGCACCACGCTGTTTGAAGTGCCCTACGGCCCCCTGGCCGCCGCCACAGTGGTTGGCACCCTACCCCTGGTTTTGCTAGTGCTGTTCTTCCAACGCCGCATTGTGCAAGGCCTGACCTCGGGGTCGGTGAAGGGGTAG
- a CDS encoding carbohydrate ABC transporter permease, with protein sequence MAKDYIRQRERRTGWLLMLPALLVLLLVYAFPILRAFWLGFFTENLSTNLEPVFSGLDNYGLMVGDGRFWQSLRNTVVFTLFTLFFELGLGLIIALALDQAFRGRGLARTIAILPWALPTALIALAWRWIFNTEFGVWNDMLMRLHLIDNPVNWLGEPFWAMVAVIAADVWKTTSFVAILLLAGLQSVSQDLYEAHALDGASPWQSFRQITLPLIAPQIVIAMLFRFAQSFGIFDLIQVMTGGGPGGATETVSIYIYAAVMRYLDFGYGAALVTVTFLVLVAVVGLSWLYISRLRAKTE encoded by the coding sequence ATGGCTAAGGACTATATTCGGCAGCGGGAACGGCGGACAGGGTGGCTGCTAATGTTGCCGGCGCTGCTGGTGCTGCTGCTGGTCTATGCATTTCCGATTTTGCGGGCCTTTTGGCTGGGCTTTTTTACTGAGAACCTCAGCACCAACCTAGAGCCAGTGTTTAGCGGCTTAGACAACTATGGGTTGATGGTGGGGGATGGCCGCTTTTGGCAGAGTCTGCGGAATACGGTTGTTTTTACCCTGTTCACGCTGTTCTTTGAGCTGGGGCTGGGATTGATCATTGCCCTGGCCCTCGATCAGGCCTTTCGCGGTCGGGGCCTAGCGCGGACGATCGCCATTCTGCCCTGGGCGCTGCCCACCGCCTTAATTGCCCTGGCCTGGCGCTGGATTTTTAATACCGAGTTTGGCGTCTGGAACGACATGCTGATGCGATTGCATCTGATCGACAACCCGGTGAACTGGCTGGGAGAACCCTTTTGGGCCATGGTGGCGGTGATTGCTGCCGATGTCTGGAAGACGACCTCTTTTGTGGCGATTTTGCTGCTGGCGGGGCTGCAGTCGGTTTCCCAGGATCTGTATGAGGCCCACGCTCTGGATGGAGCCAGCCCCTGGCAAAGCTTTCGGCAAATTACCCTGCCGCTAATTGCGCCGCAGATTGTGATTGCCATGCTGTTTCGCTTTGCCCAGTCCTTTGGCATTTTTGACCTGATTCAGGTGATGACCGGCGGCGGCCCCGGCGGAGCCACAGAGACGGTGTCGATCTACATCTACGCCGCTGTCATGCGGTATTTGGACTTTGGCTACGGGGCCGCCCTCGTGACGGTGACATTTTTGGTGCTGGTGGCGGTAGTGGGACTGAGCTGGCTCTACATCTCCCGCCTCCGAGCCAAGACAGAGTAA
- a CDS encoding ABC transporter substrate-binding protein, which produces MREYRFSFLRRGRVRLSRFLLALVAIAATVLVGAHVWSQQPVTISFLLRAVEADQMQGLAEQFMAENPDIRIEMVRGPNAADAVENLYTTSFLLGDSPYDILFSDVVWIPKFAAAGWLIDLSDRVSEADLSDFLPADVAAGLYQGGLYRMPFRSDMGMLYYRTDLLDQVGLEPPETFDDLIAAAEAIQAQTDVDWGFTWQGLQYEGLVTNFVEIIAGYGGFWIDPTTLEVGLDQPAGVQAVEFMKGLIDQRISPPGVTNYIEEDSLRQFQNGNVAFLRNWPYAWAEANRDGTPVAGKIALKPMVHAAGQQPAACLGGWGFGISSTTPHPEEAWRVVEFFTSPGPMKDFITEFAYVPSRRALFTDPDVLATFPHYEQLLEVAETAVPRPPVGQYAQVSDILQRYLSAAISDQMTAEDAMRAAAGESRRVLGVEG; this is translated from the coding sequence TTGCGTGAATACCGGTTTTCCTTTCTGAGACGCGGTCGGGTGCGTCTTAGCCGATTTTTGTTGGCGTTGGTTGCGATCGCCGCTACGGTGCTGGTCGGTGCCCATGTCTGGTCACAGCAGCCGGTCACCATCTCCTTTCTACTGCGAGCTGTGGAAGCCGACCAAATGCAGGGCTTGGCCGAGCAGTTTATGGCCGAAAACCCCGATATTCGCATTGAGATGGTGCGCGGCCCTAACGCTGCCGATGCCGTCGAAAACCTCTACACCACGTCCTTCTTGCTGGGTGACTCGCCCTACGACATCCTCTTCTCAGACGTCGTTTGGATTCCCAAATTTGCTGCTGCCGGGTGGCTAATAGACCTGTCAGACCGTGTGAGTGAAGCCGATCTGTCCGACTTTTTGCCGGCCGACGTGGCCGCTGGCCTCTACCAAGGTGGCCTCTACCGCATGCCATTTCGCTCCGATATGGGCATGCTTTACTACCGCACCGACCTGCTCGACCAGGTTGGGCTCGAACCGCCCGAGACCTTTGACGATTTGATTGCCGCCGCTGAGGCTATCCAAGCTCAGACCGACGTGGACTGGGGGTTTACGTGGCAAGGCTTGCAGTACGAGGGTTTAGTCACCAACTTTGTCGAAATTATCGCTGGCTACGGCGGTTTTTGGATCGACCCCACCACCCTGGAAGTGGGCTTAGATCAGCCCGCTGGGGTTCAGGCCGTGGAGTTTATGAAGGGCCTGATTGACCAACGCATTTCTCCCCCCGGTGTGACCAACTACATTGAGGAAGATTCGCTCCGCCAGTTTCAGAACGGTAATGTGGCCTTTTTGCGCAACTGGCCCTACGCCTGGGCTGAGGCCAACCGCGATGGCACTCCGGTGGCCGGTAAAATTGCCCTCAAGCCTATGGTGCATGCCGCAGGCCAGCAGCCCGCCGCCTGCCTCGGAGGCTGGGGCTTTGGGATTTCATCGACCACTCCCCACCCTGAGGAAGCCTGGCGGGTGGTGGAATTTTTCACCAGCCCTGGTCCGATGAAAGATTTCATCACCGAATTTGCTTACGTGCCTAGCCGCCGCGCCCTGTTCACCGATCCAGACGTGCTGGCGACGTTCCCCCACTACGAGCAGCTGTTAGAAGTGGCAGAAACGGCGGTGCCTCGCCCTCCTGTCGGTCAATACGCCCAGGTTTCAGACATTCTGCAACGCTATCTAAGCGCGGCTATCAGCGACCAAATGACGGCCGAAGATGCCATGCGGGCCGCGGCGGGCGAGAGTCGGCGGGTGTTGGGGGTAGAGGGGTAG
- a CDS encoding biopolymer transporter ExbD, with amino-acid sequence MKIDLLDHPSKDVHIEIVPLIDVIFCILTFFILAAVGLTRQQAIDLDLPTAQTGQALPGQVGQGADRLYVSIDGFGQVYLDQQPVPIELLRDVLGQFNQVNPGGLIVLYAARDARYEDVVVVLDELRAVGGDRVALATLPADTTLGPEDAAPGDDPAQLPEGFPQQTPEGQLPPGFGQPGSQPQSPTSPLFPSEPTVPSQEPASPLQPAPQPSPARP; translated from the coding sequence ATGAAAATAGATCTGCTCGACCACCCCTCCAAGGATGTGCACATCGAGATTGTGCCGCTGATCGACGTGATTTTCTGCATTCTGACGTTCTTCATTTTGGCGGCGGTGGGTCTAACTCGGCAGCAGGCTATCGACTTGGACTTGCCTACGGCCCAAACGGGGCAAGCCCTGCCCGGACAGGTCGGTCAGGGGGCCGATCGCCTCTACGTCAGCATCGATGGCTTTGGCCAGGTGTACCTTGACCAGCAGCCCGTGCCTATCGAGCTGCTCAGAGATGTGCTGGGTCAGTTTAACCAGGTCAATCCTGGCGGGCTGATTGTGCTCTATGCCGCTCGCGATGCGCGCTACGAAGATGTGGTGGTGGTGCTTGACGAGCTGCGGGCTGTAGGGGGCGATCGCGTCGCCCTCGCCACTCTGCCTGCCGATACCACCCTTGGGCCAGAGGACGCCGCTCCCGGTGATGATCCAGCTCAACTCCCTGAAGGGTTTCCTCAGCAGACTCCCGAGGGTCAGCTACCGCCTGGTTTTGGTCAACCCGGCAGCCAGCCCCAATCGCCGACCTCGCCACTGTTTCCCAGTGAGCCGACTGTGCCGTCCCAAGAACCGGCTTCGCCGCTCCAGCCTGCACCTCAGCCCAGTCCGGCGCGGCCTTAG
- a CDS encoding MotA/TolQ/ExbB proton channel family protein has translation MNIPELFARGGLAMWPLLLLSILAVGTILERIWFWSRILTREREVSGRVLEAARRDWSAAADIAYRSAALPMGRFLSAPLKLQSPDPEVFRLALETSANEELTAMSRGEKILEAVATLAPLLGLLGTVLGLINSLSSIQITDLGSGDATAGTSLGISEALISTATGLIIAITALAFYRLFQGFVFGQAKMFRQAGSELELLYRQSWAQLHGMSPMPVPVPVPADALVEPNSSVLDATPSAENPSL, from the coding sequence GTGAACATACCTGAGCTATTTGCCCGTGGCGGCCTTGCCATGTGGCCGCTGCTCCTACTTTCAATCTTGGCTGTGGGCACCATTTTGGAGCGCATCTGGTTTTGGTCGCGCATTTTGACCCGCGAGCGCGAGGTGTCTGGGCGGGTGCTAGAGGCCGCCCGTCGCGATTGGTCGGCCGCCGCCGACATTGCCTACCGCTCGGCGGCACTGCCCATGGGGCGGTTCTTGTCGGCCCCTCTCAAACTGCAATCCCCCGATCCAGAGGTGTTTCGTCTGGCCTTAGAAACCTCGGCCAACGAAGAGCTGACGGCCATGAGCCGGGGCGAAAAAATTCTTGAGGCGGTCGCCACCCTGGCCCCTTTGCTGGGTCTGTTGGGCACGGTGTTGGGTCTGATCAACTCCCTGAGTTCCATTCAAATTACCGACCTGGGCAGTGGCGATGCTACGGCGGGCACCTCGTTGGGTATCAGCGAGGCGCTGATTAGCACCGCTACGGGCCTGATTATTGCTATTACTGCCCTGGCCTTTTATCGATTGTTTCAGGGGTTTGTGTTTGGCCAGGCTAAAATGTTTCGCCAAGCGGGTAGCGAGCTAGAGCTGCTCTACCGACAGAGCTGGGCTCAGCTCCACGGGATGTCGCCCATGCCGGTGCCGGTACCGGTGCCCGCTGACGCCCTGGTTGAGCCCAATTCCTCTGTGCTCGATGCTACGCCCTCTGCGGAGAACCCCTCGCTATGA
- the lpxB gene encoding lipid-A-disaccharide synthase — MADLTRRRIFISTGEVSGDLQGALLIEALVQRARDRHLTLEISALGGPRMAKAGAKLVGETTGIGSVGIFEALPYLVPTLRLQRVAKAALDAQPPDIAVLIDYMNPNLVMGGYIKTHHPQVPVIYYIAPQQWVWAFSENDTRKLVQCSDRMLAIFKAEADYFQRFGADTTWVGHPLVDRYPGPADQAAARQQLGLPLDTPVVTLLPASRQQEVKYLMPVLLKAAQIIQAQCPKVTFLLPVSIPALQASFEQGLAAHGLNGRVVSEGSQGAIAAADVAITKSGTANLEIALMDVPQVVAYRIHPLSARIAHYLLKFDVPYVSPVNLVVNQPIVPEFLQWQATPEAIAAAALKLLHSETARQAMRAGYAKMREALGPPGVCQRTADLILDALPEM; from the coding sequence ATGGCTGACCTCACTCGGCGACGGATTTTTATCAGCACCGGCGAGGTGTCGGGCGATTTGCAGGGGGCGCTATTGATTGAGGCGCTGGTGCAACGGGCGCGCGATCGCCACCTCACCCTAGAGATCTCAGCCCTGGGTGGCCCCCGCATGGCAAAGGCGGGGGCCAAGCTAGTGGGCGAAACCACAGGCATTGGCTCGGTGGGTATTTTTGAGGCGCTGCCCTACCTGGTGCCGACCCTGCGTCTGCAGCGGGTGGCCAAGGCGGCGCTCGATGCCCAGCCGCCTGATATTGCCGTGCTGATCGACTACATGAACCCCAACCTGGTGATGGGCGGCTACATCAAAACCCATCATCCCCAGGTGCCGGTAATCTACTACATTGCCCCGCAGCAGTGGGTGTGGGCCTTTTCTGAAAATGACACCCGCAAGCTGGTGCAGTGCAGCGATCGCATGCTGGCTATCTTCAAAGCCGAGGCCGACTACTTTCAACGATTTGGGGCTGACACTACCTGGGTCGGCCACCCCCTAGTTGATCGCTATCCCGGCCCCGCCGACCAGGCCGCCGCTCGTCAGCAGTTAGGTCTACCGCTGGATACTCCGGTGGTGACGCTGCTGCCCGCGTCCCGGCAGCAAGAGGTGAAGTACCTGATGCCGGTGCTGCTCAAGGCGGCGCAGATCATCCAGGCCCAGTGCCCCAAGGTCACGTTCTTGCTGCCGGTGTCGATTCCGGCATTGCAGGCCAGTTTTGAGCAGGGGCTAGCCGCCCATGGGCTCAACGGTCGAGTGGTGAGCGAGGGTAGCCAGGGGGCGATCGCTGCTGCCGATGTTGCTATCACCAAGTCGGGCACCGCCAACCTTGAAATTGCCCTGATGGACGTGCCCCAGGTAGTGGCCTACCGCATTCACCCCCTCAGTGCTCGCATTGCCCACTACCTGCTGAAGTTCGATGTGCCCTATGTGTCGCCGGTCAACTTGGTGGTCAACCAGCCCATTGTGCCTGAGTTTTTGCAGTGGCAGGCGACCCCCGAGGCGATTGCCGCTGCGGCCCTAAAGCTGCTGCACAGCGAAACCGCGCGCCAGGCCATGCGGGCGGGCTACGCCAAAATGCGCGAAGCGCTAGGGCCACCCGGCGTTTGTCAGCGCACCGCAGATTTGATCTTAGACGCTCTGCCAGAGATGTAG